The Carnobacterium divergens genome includes a window with the following:
- the gap gene encoding type I glyceraldehyde-3-phosphate dehydrogenase — protein MTVKVGINGFGRIGRLAFRRIQAVEGIEVVAINDLTDAKMLAHLLKYDTTQGRFDGDVEVHDGYFNVNGKEVKVLANRNPEELPWGELGVEIVLECTGFFTTQEKAELHLKAGAKRVVISAPASGDMKTIVYNVNHEILDGSETVISGASCTTNCLAPMAQVLEEKFGVIEGLMTTIHAYTGDQMTLDGPHPGGDFRRARAAAENIVPNTTGAAKAIGLVLPSLQGKLDGAAQRVPVATGSLTELVTVLDKKVTVEEVNAAMKAAANESFGYNTDAIVSSDIVGMTFGSLFDETQTKVMTVGDHQLVKTVAWYDNEMSYTAQLIRTLEYFAKLG, from the coding sequence ATGACAGTAAAAGTAGGTATTAATGGTTTTGGACGTATTGGACGTTTAGCTTTCCGTCGCATCCAAGCAGTAGAAGGTATTGAAGTTGTTGCAATCAATGACTTAACAGACGCAAAAATGTTGGCTCATTTATTAAAATATGATACAACTCAAGGACGTTTCGACGGTGACGTTGAAGTTCATGATGGTTATTTCAATGTTAACGGTAAAGAAGTAAAAGTTCTTGCTAACCGTAACCCTGAAGAACTTCCATGGGGCGAACTTGGTGTTGAGATCGTTCTTGAATGTACTGGTTTCTTTACAACTCAAGAAAAAGCTGAATTACACTTAAAAGCTGGCGCTAAACGTGTTGTTATTTCTGCTCCTGCATCAGGCGACATGAAAACAATCGTTTACAACGTAAACCACGAAATCTTAGATGGTTCTGAAACAGTTATTTCAGGTGCTTCATGTACTACTAACTGTCTAGCTCCAATGGCACAAGTATTAGAAGAAAAATTTGGTGTTATTGAAGGTCTTATGACTACAATCCACGCTTACACAGGTGACCAAATGACTCTTGATGGCCCTCACCCAGGTGGAGACTTCCGTCGTGCACGTGCTGCTGCAGAAAACATCGTTCCTAATACAACTGGCGCTGCTAAAGCAATCGGTTTAGTATTACCTTCATTACAAGGTAAATTAGACGGAGCTGCTCAACGTGTTCCTGTTGCTACTGGTTCATTAACTGAATTAGTAACTGTATTAGACAAAAAAGTTACAGTTGAAGAAGTAAATGCTGCAATGAAAGCTGCTGCAAACGAATCATTCGGTTACAACACTGATGCAATCGTTTCTTCTGATATCGTTGGTATGACTTTCGGTTCATTATTTGACGAAACTCAAACTAAAGTTATGACTGTTGGAGATCACCAATTAGTTAAAACTGTTGCTTGGTATGACAACGAAATGTCATACACTGCACAACTTATCCGTACTTTAGAATACTTTGCAAAATTAGGTTAA
- the rpoN gene encoding RNA polymerase factor sigma-54: MNFEQKFSQQQRQVQKMAMTQQLQQSIQMLQYNTEELASFLEQKALENPLIEVTVERDYDAEAAIQPVKSTMNYQHNEEFNYLNQVPDTSISLFEFLLEQIHLTMRDTYLRELVFFLTENIDDNGYLKIELSEAAKTTGAQEIQILDALTLLQQLDPAGVGARNLQECLMLQIERDDFAPNMAYVIVEEEFENFANRKWKEITKKFDISLAEIQEISDYIQTLNPRPGALYDGTKEQYIRPDLVIRVTKENEIKVLSAKTGLPVVHFQKDYYQEMSRFEDKDVRRFMKDKFNEYEWIQKSLQQRGETIVRVGTAIVERQKEFFLNPEHPIKSLTLKEISEKLDIHESTVSRSVNGKYLETSFGIFELKSFFTNSLKAQQSKTQNSTDESEISGDSVRKRVASCVENEDKRKPLSDQKIVEQLKEEGIEVSRRTIAKYRDILGIPSSSKRKRFD, translated from the coding sequence GTGAATTTTGAACAAAAGTTTAGCCAACAACAAAGACAAGTCCAAAAAATGGCGATGACACAACAATTACAGCAATCCATTCAAATGCTACAATACAATACAGAAGAACTAGCCAGCTTTTTAGAGCAAAAGGCGCTAGAAAATCCTTTAATCGAAGTAACCGTTGAAAGGGATTATGATGCTGAGGCAGCTATTCAACCCGTAAAAAGTACAATGAACTATCAACATAACGAAGAGTTTAATTATTTGAATCAAGTACCAGATACTAGCATTTCCTTATTTGAATTTTTATTGGAACAAATCCATTTAACAATGAGAGACACTTATTTAAGAGAATTGGTTTTCTTTTTAACTGAAAATATCGATGATAATGGCTATTTAAAAATAGAATTATCAGAGGCTGCAAAAACAACAGGGGCGCAAGAAATCCAAATATTAGATGCCTTAACCTTGCTGCAACAATTAGATCCTGCAGGAGTAGGCGCGAGAAACTTACAAGAATGTTTGATGTTACAAATTGAACGAGACGACTTTGCCCCCAATATGGCCTATGTGATAGTAGAGGAAGAATTTGAAAATTTTGCAAATCGTAAATGGAAAGAAATTACGAAAAAGTTCGATATTAGTTTGGCTGAAATTCAAGAAATTTCAGATTATATTCAGACCTTGAATCCACGCCCAGGCGCTTTATATGACGGTACAAAAGAACAATACATCCGTCCTGACTTAGTTATTCGTGTCACAAAAGAGAATGAAATCAAAGTATTATCAGCTAAAACAGGCTTACCAGTCGTTCATTTTCAAAAAGACTATTATCAAGAAATGTCTCGATTTGAAGACAAAGATGTCCGACGATTTATGAAGGATAAATTTAATGAGTATGAATGGATTCAAAAAAGCTTGCAACAAAGAGGGGAAACCATTGTTCGAGTAGGGACAGCGATTGTTGAGCGTCAAAAAGAATTCTTCTTGAACCCTGAACATCCAATCAAATCGTTAACTTTAAAAGAGATATCCGAAAAACTTGATATTCATGAGTCAACAGTAAGTCGCTCTGTTAATGGCAAATATTTAGAGACTAGTTTTGGCATTTTCGAATTAAAAAGTTTCTTCACAAATTCATTGAAAGCGCAACAATCAAAAACACAAAATTCTACAGACGAATCAGAAATTTCAGGAGATTCCGTTCGAAAAAGAGTCGCCTCATGTGTAGAAAATGAAGATAAACGCAAACCCTTATCCGATCAAAAAATAGTAGAACAATTAAAAGAGGAAGGGATTGAGGTCTCTAGAAGAACGATTGCGAAATATCGGGATATCCTAGGCATTCCATCTTCCTCTAAGCGAAAACGATTTGACTAA
- a CDS encoding topology modulation protein, translating into MTKITIIGPSGSGKSTLAKQLGDFYEVPVIHLDSLYFNPNWQEIGKTALLEKVTPLIHSTQHWIIEGNYSITWPIRFNNSDTIIFLDFSRFVYIRRILKRSFIYHGKVRPDMADGCPERFNLDFLRFAWNYPTRRKETLKQLAHIPKEKILTFHHPTELKHYLASLMN; encoded by the coding sequence ATGACAAAAATTACGATTATTGGTCCTTCAGGGTCGGGGAAATCAACCTTAGCTAAACAACTAGGGGATTTTTATGAGGTTCCTGTCATTCATTTAGATTCACTTTATTTTAATCCAAACTGGCAAGAAATTGGCAAAACTGCTCTTCTAGAAAAGGTAACCCCTCTTATTCATTCAACTCAACATTGGATTATTGAAGGCAACTATTCAATCACTTGGCCTATCCGTTTCAACAATAGTGATACTATTATTTTTCTAGATTTCTCAAGATTTGTTTACATTCGCCGAATTTTAAAGCGCTCTTTTATCTATCACGGAAAAGTAAGACCAGATATGGCAGATGGTTGTCCTGAACGTTTTAATTTAGACTTTTTAAGATTTGCATGGAATTATCCTACAAGACGAAAAGAAACACTAAAACAATTAGCCCATATTCCTAAAGAAAAAATTTTAACCTTTCATCATCCAACCGAATTAAAACACTACCTAGCTTCTTTAATGAATTGA
- a CDS encoding NINE protein codes for MNKIIKLEADYLVVAKEDGTTIRVPLETIDFDADVGDLVEIYYDGPNVILHRPEPKKETLQDRININSVNETSQAQAQEQGQVQQTPQYSQVGKWGNKWIYVLLAIFLGGFGVHKFYAGKSGAGMTFLIFCWTGIPAIIAFFEGIFAAFKPEDANGNIFIQ; via the coding sequence ATGAATAAAATTATCAAGTTAGAAGCTGATTATTTAGTCGTTGCAAAAGAAGATGGCACTACCATTCGTGTTCCATTAGAAACAATCGATTTTGACGCAGATGTTGGGGACTTAGTTGAAATTTATTATGATGGTCCAAATGTCATTCTACATAGGCCTGAACCAAAAAAAGAAACCCTTCAAGACCGTATTAATATCAACAGTGTGAATGAAACTTCTCAAGCGCAAGCTCAAGAACAGGGTCAAGTTCAACAAACTCCACAATATAGCCAAGTTGGGAAATGGGGCAATAAATGGATTTATGTGCTTTTAGCTATCTTCCTTGGTGGATTTGGTGTTCATAAGTTTTATGCTGGAAAATCTGGTGCTGGAATGACATTTTTAATTTTCTGTTGGACTGGTATCCCTGCTATAATTGCTTTTTTTGAAGGTATCTTTGCCGCTTTCAAACCAGAAGATGCAAATGGAAATATTTTTATTCAATAA
- the gpmI gene encoding 2,3-bisphosphoglycerate-independent phosphoglycerate mutase, translating to MSKSPVAIIILDGFGLRNETVGNAVALANKPNFDRYWETYPHGQLKAAGLDVGLPEGQMGNSEVGHTNIGAGRIVYQSLTRIDKAIVDGEFQENKAINSAFDHTKEHNSSLHLFGLLSDGGVHSHINHLISLIETAKEKGVKNVYVHAFLDGRDVAPDSAKGYIQTLQHAMNDLNYGEIATVSGRFYAMDRDKRWERVEQAYNAIAHGTGKMFDSAEAVIEDSYAAGKMDEFVVPAIIGNDGQPVGKIEDNDAVVFFNFRPDRAIQLSNAFTDQEWTFFERGARAENVKFVTMTLYNPSIVADVAFPPIEMKNVIGEVLSNEGLSQLRIAETEKYPHVTFFMNGGRNEEFPGENRILINSPKVETYDLQPEMSAYEVTDALVADIEADKHDAIILNFANPDMVGHSGMVEPTIKAIEAVDENLGRVVDAITAKGGYAIIFADHGNSETMTTPEGKPHTAHTTVPVPVIVTKKGATLREGGRLADVAPTMLDLLGVKKPAEMTGESLIQK from the coding sequence ATGAGTAAATCACCTGTTGCAATCATTATCCTTGATGGATTTGGATTGCGTAACGAAACTGTGGGAAATGCCGTTGCTTTAGCGAATAAACCGAACTTTGATCGTTATTGGGAAACGTATCCTCATGGTCAACTTAAGGCTGCTGGTCTTGATGTTGGATTACCAGAAGGACAAATGGGAAACTCAGAAGTTGGGCATACCAATATTGGTGCTGGACGTATCGTATATCAAAGTTTAACACGTATTGATAAAGCGATTGTTGACGGTGAATTCCAAGAAAATAAAGCCATTAACAGTGCCTTTGATCATACAAAAGAACATAACTCTAGCTTACACTTATTCGGTCTTTTATCTGACGGTGGGGTTCATAGCCACATCAATCATTTAATTTCTTTAATCGAAACAGCTAAAGAAAAAGGTGTTAAAAATGTGTACGTTCATGCTTTCTTAGATGGTCGTGACGTCGCACCAGATTCAGCAAAAGGTTATATTCAAACATTACAACATGCAATGAATGACTTAAACTATGGCGAAATCGCTACAGTATCTGGTCGTTTTTATGCAATGGATCGTGACAAACGTTGGGAACGTGTGGAGCAAGCGTATAATGCAATTGCACACGGAACTGGTAAAATGTTCGATTCAGCAGAAGCAGTCATTGAAGACTCTTATGCAGCAGGCAAAATGGATGAATTCGTTGTTCCAGCAATTATTGGAAATGACGGACAACCGGTTGGGAAAATTGAAGACAACGATGCTGTTGTATTCTTTAACTTCCGTCCAGACCGTGCCATTCAATTGTCAAATGCGTTTACCGATCAAGAATGGACATTCTTTGAACGTGGCGCTCGTGCGGAAAACGTTAAATTTGTAACGATGACTTTATACAATCCAAGTATTGTTGCAGACGTAGCATTTCCTCCAATCGAAATGAAAAATGTGATTGGCGAAGTCCTTTCAAACGAAGGTCTTTCTCAATTACGTATCGCTGAAACTGAAAAATATCCACATGTAACGTTCTTTATGAACGGTGGACGTAATGAAGAGTTTCCAGGAGAAAATCGTATTTTAATCAACTCACCTAAAGTTGAAACCTACGATTTACAACCTGAAATGAGTGCTTATGAAGTAACCGATGCTTTAGTAGCTGATATTGAAGCAGATAAGCATGATGCGATTATTTTAAACTTTGCTAACCCAGACATGGTAGGACATTCTGGTATGGTAGAGCCAACGATTAAAGCGATTGAAGCCGTTGATGAAAACTTAGGACGCGTAGTGGATGCAATTACTGCTAAAGGCGGTTATGCAATCATTTTTGCCGATCATGGAAATTCAGAAACAATGACAACGCCAGAAGGCAAACCACATACAGCTCACACAACTGTACCGGTTCCTGTAATCGTTACTAAAAAAGGAGCTACTTTACGTGAAGGCGGCCGCTTAGCAGACGTAGCACCAACAATGTTAGACTTATTAGGCGTTAAAAAACCAGCAGAAATGACTGGCGAAAGCTTAATTCAAAAATAA
- a CDS encoding phosphoglycerate kinase — MAKKVVTDLDLKDKKVLVRADFNVPMKDGVITNDNRIVAALPTLEYILEQDGKVIVFSHLGKVKTEEDKADKTLRPVAERLSELLGKPVTFVPETRGAELEKAIADMKDGEVVMFENTRFEDIDGKKESKNDPELGKYWASLGDVFVNDAFGTAHRAHASNVGIASNLESAAGFLMEKEIKFIGGVVENPDRPLVAILGGAKVSDKIGVIENLLKVADKVLVGGGMTYTFYAAQGKEIGKSLVETDKIDLAKSLLESANGKLILPVDSVCATEFSNDVPTEIHEAIPANMMGLDVGPKTVELFTKELQGAKTVVWNGPMGVFEMSNFAKGTIGVCEAIAKLKDATTIIGGGDSAAAAMQLGFADDFTHISTGGGASLEYLEGKVLPGVDSISDK, encoded by the coding sequence ATGGCTAAAAAAGTTGTTACTGATTTAGATTTAAAAGATAAAAAAGTGCTAGTTCGTGCTGATTTTAACGTACCGATGAAAGATGGCGTTATTACTAACGACAACCGCATCGTTGCTGCACTTCCAACACTTGAATACATTCTTGAACAAGATGGTAAAGTCATTGTTTTCTCTCATTTAGGTAAAGTTAAAACAGAAGAAGACAAAGCAGACAAAACATTGCGTCCAGTTGCAGAACGTTTAAGCGAATTATTAGGCAAACCTGTGACATTCGTTCCTGAAACTCGTGGAGCTGAATTAGAAAAAGCTATTGCTGATATGAAAGATGGCGAAGTGGTTATGTTTGAAAACACTCGCTTTGAAGACATTGATGGCAAGAAAGAAAGTAAAAATGATCCAGAATTAGGAAAATATTGGGCTTCACTAGGCGACGTTTTTGTAAATGACGCCTTTGGTACAGCTCACCGCGCTCATGCTTCTAACGTTGGAATTGCTTCTAACTTAGAATCAGCAGCTGGTTTCCTAATGGAAAAAGAAATCAAATTTATCGGTGGCGTTGTTGAAAACCCAGATCGTCCTTTAGTGGCAATTCTTGGTGGTGCAAAAGTTTCTGATAAAATTGGCGTTATCGAAAATCTATTAAAGGTTGCTGACAAAGTTCTTGTTGGTGGAGGAATGACTTATACATTCTACGCTGCTCAAGGAAAAGAAATTGGTAAATCATTAGTAGAAACAGATAAAATCGACTTAGCAAAATCATTATTAGAATCTGCTAACGGCAAATTGATTTTACCAGTTGACTCTGTATGTGCGACAGAATTCAGTAATGACGTTCCAACTGAAATCCACGAAGCAATTCCTGCTAACATGATGGGACTTGACGTAGGACCAAAAACAGTTGAATTATTTACAAAAGAATTACAAGGCGCTAAAACAGTTGTATGGAACGGACCAATGGGCGTATTTGAAATGAGCAACTTTGCTAAAGGTACCATCGGCGTATGTGAAGCAATTGCAAAATTAAAAGACGCAACAACAATCATTGGTGGTGGAGATTCAGCAGCAGCAGCTATGCAATTAGGCTTTGCGGATGACTTTACACACATTTCAACAGGTGGCGGAGCTTCTCTAGAATACCTAGAAGGCAAAGTATTACCTGGCGTTGATTCTATTTCTGATAAATAA
- the eno gene encoding phosphopyruvate hydratase has product MPFITDILAREVLDSRGNPTIEVEVYTESGAFGRGMVPSGASTGEHEAVELRDGDKSRYLGKGVLKAVENVNTVISEAILGFDVRDQMAIDKTMIELDGTPNKGKLGANAILGVSIAVARAAADYLDVPLYQYLGGFNTKVLPTPMMNIINGGSHADNKVDFQEFMIMPVGAPSFKEAIRMGAEVFHSLAAVLKSKGLNTAVGDEGGFAPDLSSNEEAIVVIIEAIEKAGYKAGSDVKIAMDVASSEFYDKETGLYDLASEGRKLDAEGMVKLYEDLVSKYPIISIEDGLDENDWEGFKHLTEVLGEKVQLVGDDLFVTNTEKLARGIENGIANSILIKVNQIGTLTETFDAIEMAKRAGYTAVVSHRSGETEDATIADIAVATNAGQIKTGSMSRTDRIAKYNQLLRIEDQLGDLAVYQGLDSFYNLKNK; this is encoded by the coding sequence ATGCCATTTATTACAGATATTTTAGCTCGTGAAGTCTTAGACTCACGCGGAAACCCAACAATCGAAGTTGAAGTTTACACAGAAAGCGGTGCTTTTGGACGCGGTATGGTTCCATCAGGTGCTTCTACTGGTGAACACGAAGCGGTTGAATTACGTGACGGAGACAAATCTCGTTACCTAGGCAAAGGTGTTCTTAAAGCAGTTGAAAATGTAAACACAGTTATCTCTGAAGCAATCTTAGGCTTTGACGTTCGCGACCAAATGGCGATTGACAAAACTATGATCGAATTAGATGGTACTCCTAACAAAGGGAAATTAGGCGCAAACGCTATTCTTGGTGTTTCAATCGCTGTAGCTCGTGCTGCTGCTGATTACCTAGATGTTCCTTTATATCAATATTTAGGCGGATTCAATACTAAAGTATTGCCAACTCCAATGATGAACATCATCAACGGTGGATCACATGCTGACAACAAAGTGGATTTCCAAGAATTCATGATTATGCCAGTTGGAGCTCCATCATTTAAAGAAGCTATCCGTATGGGTGCAGAAGTATTCCACAGCTTAGCAGCAGTATTAAAATCAAAAGGTTTAAACACAGCTGTAGGTGACGAAGGTGGTTTCGCTCCTGATTTATCATCAAACGAAGAAGCAATCGTTGTTATCATCGAAGCTATCGAAAAAGCTGGCTACAAAGCTGGTTCTGACGTTAAAATCGCAATGGACGTTGCATCATCAGAATTCTACGACAAAGAAACGGGTCTTTATGACTTAGCTTCTGAAGGACGTAAATTAGATGCTGAAGGTATGGTTAAACTTTATGAAGATTTAGTTTCTAAATACCCAATCATCTCAATCGAAGATGGACTTGACGAAAACGACTGGGAAGGTTTCAAACACTTAACAGAAGTCTTAGGCGAAAAAGTTCAATTAGTTGGTGACGATCTATTCGTTACAAACACTGAAAAACTTGCTCGTGGTATCGAAAACGGTATTGCAAACTCAATCTTAATCAAAGTTAACCAAATTGGTACATTAACAGAAACATTTGATGCTATCGAAATGGCTAAACGTGCTGGTTATACAGCAGTAGTTTCTCACCGTTCTGGTGAAACTGAAGATGCAACAATTGCAGATATCGCTGTTGCAACAAATGCTGGACAAATCAAAACTGGTTCAATGAGCCGTACAGACCGTATTGCTAAATACAACCAATTATTAAGAATTGAAGACCAATTAGGCGACTTAGCTGTTTATCAAGGTTTAGATTCTTTCTACAACTTAAAAAATAAATAA
- the clpP gene encoding ATP-dependent Clp endopeptidase proteolytic subunit ClpP — MNLVPTVIEQSSRGERAYDIYSRLLKDRIIMLSGQIDDNVANAVIAQLLFLDAQDSEKDIYIYVNSPGGSVTAGLAIYDTMNFIKADVQTIAMGMAASMGSFLLTAGAKGKRYALPNAEIMIHQPLGGAQGQATEIEIAARHILKTRERLNKILADQTGQPIEVIERDTDRDNFMSAEEAKAYGLIDEIMVNSSSLK, encoded by the coding sequence ATGAATTTAGTACCTACAGTCATTGAACAATCATCTAGAGGAGAACGCGCATATGATATTTATTCTCGTCTATTAAAAGACCGAATCATTATGTTAAGCGGACAAATTGATGATAACGTAGCAAATGCAGTTATCGCACAATTGTTATTCTTAGATGCACAAGATTCTGAAAAAGATATTTACATTTACGTCAACTCACCAGGTGGTAGCGTTACTGCTGGGCTAGCAATTTACGATACTATGAACTTCATCAAAGCTGATGTTCAAACAATCGCAATGGGAATGGCGGCTTCAATGGGAAGCTTCTTGTTAACAGCTGGTGCAAAAGGCAAACGTTATGCATTGCCAAATGCAGAAATTATGATTCATCAGCCATTAGGTGGTGCTCAAGGTCAAGCAACTGAAATTGAAATTGCTGCGCGTCACATATTAAAAACTCGTGAACGTTTAAATAAAATCTTGGCAGATCAAACTGGTCAACCAATTGAAGTTATCGAACGCGATACAGACCGTGATAACTTTATGAGTGCTGAAGAAGCAAAAGCTTATGGTTTAATCGATGAAATTATGGTTAACAGCTCTTCATTAAAATAA
- the tpiA gene encoding triose-phosphate isomerase, with the protein MRKPIIAGNWKMNKTASEALAFAEAVKTKIPANSAVDSVIGSPTLFLQELVTAAKGTDLKISAQNCYFEESGAFTGETSPAALNDLGVDYVIIGHSERREYFHETDEDINKKAHAIFKNGMTPIICCGETLEQREAGETNAWVAGQIEGALKGLSAEQVSVSVLAYEPIWAIGTGKSSTSTDANDTCAVVRQTVEKLYSKEVAEAVRIQYGGSVKPENIAEYMAQSDIDGALVGGASLEAESFLALLEAVK; encoded by the coding sequence ATGCGTAAACCAATTATCGCTGGTAACTGGAAAATGAACAAAACAGCATCAGAAGCGTTAGCTTTTGCAGAAGCTGTTAAAACTAAAATCCCTGCAAATTCAGCTGTTGATTCAGTAATTGGATCACCAACATTGTTTTTACAAGAATTAGTAACTGCAGCAAAAGGAACAGATTTAAAAATTTCAGCACAAAACTGTTATTTTGAAGAATCAGGTGCCTTTACTGGCGAAACAAGTCCAGCTGCATTAAATGACTTAGGTGTTGACTATGTAATCATTGGTCACTCTGAACGTCGTGAGTATTTCCACGAAACAGATGAAGACATCAACAAAAAAGCTCATGCTATTTTCAAAAACGGTATGACACCAATTATTTGTTGTGGCGAAACGTTAGAACAACGTGAAGCTGGCGAAACAAATGCATGGGTTGCTGGACAAATTGAAGGAGCTTTAAAAGGCTTATCGGCTGAACAAGTTTCAGTTTCTGTACTTGCTTACGAACCAATCTGGGCAATCGGAACGGGTAAATCTTCAACTTCAACAGATGCTAACGACACATGTGCAGTGGTTCGTCAAACAGTTGAAAAATTATACTCAAAAGAAGTAGCTGAAGCTGTTCGTATTCAATACGGTGGTTCTGTTAAACCAGAAAACATTGCAGAATACATGGCACAGTCTGATATTGATGGTGCTTTAGTAGGAGGAGCAAGCTTAGAAGCAGAATCTTTCTTAGCATTATTGGAGGCCGTTAAATAA
- a CDS encoding sugar-binding transcriptional regulator: MQQDVLSIIEKVAPDIMETLRERYQILRNIYLLGPVGRRVLAGKMNVTERVLRTETDFLKKQNIIKTSKVGMELTTTGEEIYHELDQMMGQLLGMREKEKELATYFQIEHCIIVSGDSEEQRKVMEELGHATSESLDFLLPSGDNIIAVMGGTTMAKVADQMTKALSNDRHLIFVPARGGIGEAVNIQANTISSQMAENTGGENRVLYVPEQVSEETYKPLLQEPAVFNTLKMVTKAKCVLHSIGDAKLMAERRGMSEEALTLIKEQAAVGEAFGYFFNQSGEVVYKIPRIGLQLKDLAKIPCVLAIAGGKSKATAIEAYMKNAPSQTWLITDEGAANQILKGVTL; the protein is encoded by the coding sequence ATGCAGCAAGATGTATTATCTATTATTGAAAAAGTAGCACCTGATATCATGGAGACTCTTCGAGAACGTTATCAGATTCTGCGCAATATCTATTTATTGGGACCAGTCGGTAGACGTGTTTTAGCTGGGAAAATGAATGTAACAGAACGTGTTCTACGTACTGAAACAGATTTTTTAAAAAAGCAAAACATTATAAAAACTTCAAAAGTAGGAATGGAATTAACAACTACTGGTGAAGAAATCTACCACGAATTAGATCAAATGATGGGACAATTGTTAGGGATGCGAGAAAAAGAAAAAGAATTAGCGACTTATTTTCAGATAGAACATTGTATAATTGTCTCAGGCGATAGTGAAGAACAAAGGAAAGTCATGGAAGAATTAGGGCATGCAACCTCAGAATCATTGGATTTCTTACTGCCAAGTGGCGACAATATTATTGCCGTTATGGGTGGAACAACAATGGCGAAAGTTGCAGACCAAATGACAAAAGCTTTATCTAACGATCGACATCTGATCTTTGTCCCTGCAAGAGGAGGCATTGGAGAAGCGGTGAATATTCAAGCGAATACCATCAGCTCCCAAATGGCTGAAAACACAGGTGGCGAAAATCGAGTTTTATACGTTCCAGAACAAGTCAGTGAAGAAACGTATAAACCACTACTCCAAGAACCAGCTGTCTTTAACACTTTGAAGATGGTCACTAAGGCTAAATGTGTGTTACACAGTATTGGAGATGCCAAATTAATGGCAGAACGCAGAGGAATGAGTGAAGAAGCTCTCACTCTGATTAAAGAACAAGCAGCAGTTGGTGAAGCTTTCGGGTATTTCTTTAATCAATCAGGTGAAGTGGTCTATAAAATCCCACGCATCGGGTTACAATTAAAAGATTTAGCCAAAATTCCTTGTGTACTAGCAATCGCTGGTGGGAAATCAAAAGCAACAGCAATTGAAGCTTATATGAAAAATGCACCCAGTCAAACATGGTTGATTACAGATGAAGGTGCAGCTAATCAGATTTTAAAAGGGGTAACCCTTTAA